ttcaaacgtttgttttgaaatgcatttttatgttattgttaaataattcataaaaagttgcctttcaaaaaaaaaaaattcataagaaGTTTAGAGACTcgaaatatttttctttcttgtaaaGCTTTGGGACTTGAGAGTTAAAGGTGTGCAAATAGaggatttgaaaatttaggagCCAAAATGGACGAGTAGACAATCTCTTTAGACAACAAACAACCTACAAGATGGCACTCACAGAGAGACTCACCTGCCCAGAATGGAGGAACTCCGCAAAGTAAAATGTATAGAATAACCCCAGCACTCCAAACATCAATTTCAGGTCCATAGCTGCGTCTTAAGACCTCCGGTGCCATGTAGTATGGACTTCCAACAATTTCACCGAATCTCTGATCTACATAAAGAGATCGGGGAAGTTGAGGCGAGAGGAGAAATTTGGTTTATGCAGTCAGAATTATTATGGCTAAGTACTAAAGAAAACTGTAAGTAATAGTATACCAGGTTCAAAAAATATGGAAAGACCAAAATCAATTGCCTTCAGTTGAGAGTTTTCACTTTCATCTGCGAACAAGAAGTTCTCAGGTTTCAGATCCCTGTGGATTACTCCATTTTCATGGCATAACTGAGACAGAACAAGAACACACTTAAAGTTATAACACCATGAATCATTCGATTCGATTCCTGGACGTTGAAGTTCTCTTTTATCTCCTAGGCTACATAACAAATTAAAGGAACCTTAATCTTCAGTTAAAACGCACAAGGGGTAGAATTTATCTACAAAATTGATCTATGTTAAGCATGAACCAACGGAATTTCGAATGAGATTAATTCCCAATTAGGCCAATGGATAGCTcttctacaaatttcaaatgcTACAGTGACCACATTAAACACATATAACACAGAAATAGCTTCAAACAAATGCAAAAACAACGTATTAACATAACCATTTGGAAGAGATCAacatatacaaattaaaatcatatacCTTACAAATCTCAATGATGGTTTTGGTAACATTAGCAGCGGCACGTTCAGTATAATGGCCTTTGGAGACAATCCTATCAAAGAGTTCACCGCCCTCACAAAGCtccataacaaaataaacgGCTTCATTATCCTCAAAAGCCTCCTTAAAGGTAACAATATTAGGATGCTTAGGCAAACTTCTCATAATAGCAACCTCTCTACGAACATCCTCAACATTAATCTCAGATCTCAACTTGCTCTTGGAAATAGTCTTACAGGCAAAGGTATCACCAGTTTCAATGTCAAAACATTGATGGGTGATCCCAAATTCCCCACGACCAAGCTCCTTCCCAAAACGATATTTCTCGAAAATGTTGTCGCCGGTAGAGTCGTGTGAGAGAATGGAAGCGGCGTGACGAACAGAGGACTTGCGAACAGATTCGATAAAGGCATGATCGGGGAGGGTGTTGATGTCTTTGGTTCTCTTGGAGAAGGATCCGGGTCTGGCTTGGATGGAAACGCAGCTTCCCATGGGAGGTGAAGGGGATGAAAAGGGCGGTGGGATAGGTCACGGAAGTCGTCCCATGGGAGGAGAGGGGGTATTGTTGGAAGAGGAAATTGCAgggagagagatagagagagagagaaggaggAGGAAGGGAAGGAGAAGGTAAGGAGAAAACAGTTGGAGAAGAATCCGTTAATGGCGAATTGTTGAAGAGGTCCCGCCATTTTCTTAGGAGTTGTTCAAAATAAACCGTTATTGGACAGACTCTTCTCTTCACTCTCTCTCGATTCTAACTTTCACCCTaaccatacatatatatatatatatatgcacacCGTCTTTTATATCTACCTCGCACAATAACAAATGGATACTAATTTTATCGTAAGAGGTTCAATTCTTCCACTCCACATAATGTAGATAGAAGCAcggtaattatatataaaaaacaaaaacaaattttctatatattgtaAGTATTGCTATTGCATCCCTAGTAATATATTTGACACGTTTCTACTTTTTCATTAGTTTGAAAAACTATAAAGCATACAAAACAACCAACAAAATGTCTCTAGtgtgaatttaattaattttcttaaaaagcaTACAACATTAATTcattaattcattaattaattttaaacaaatatcaattatcattAACATTTTTGTATAACTAAGATCTTACCATTTACATTGACATCGGCATTTTAAAGATACGGGAGGTAGGAGTTGTCTAAAAGttgatatatatgaaacttaGATCATTTTCTAAGTTTTGTATCCCTTTAGTTTGGGCTCTTTTGTCGATGCTATTAagttttatattgttttgtttcttgagAATATGTCCAAGATGTTTTAGGACAGAGTAGAATGGATATCTTATTCTAGGACTTTATCTTCAAAGTTGAAAAGGCGTTATGCAAGCACTAAAAATGCTTGTTCGCGTCCAAGACCTATAAGAGTTCGAAAAAGTAGGTTCCCCTATGGTTGATTGCAGGAAGCTTAACGTTGATATCTCTTGCAATGAGTTGAATGATAGAGAGTGGATTGGCTTATCATTCAAATGtttggagagagagagtgtATTGGCTTGTGGCAAACTTCCAAAGTTGAGTGCAGAAAATGACCGATCGAAGCTCTTAAAGGCTTGGCTCTTCTCGAACACATAAGATACATCaaggttaaataattaaatcaatacTTATATAAGAGCCATTTGgtaacaaaaaataactcaTAACGTAAATATTATAGCAAATAACTTTAGTTAAAACTTATACGAAGTACAACcgtaaatagtaaatattatatcaataaatgACAACTACTAAATCTGTTGTgattacaacaaaaataaaaatataagaatgaTTTCGAGAATAGAATTTCAACTacgataaaataaaaaaaaaattgaaataattatgcATCATGGATGacgaaaggaagaaaaagttgaagtgAGGGTTCAATCTCCAAAACAGGATGGTGATTGTTTGTTTTCCCATTCTCTCACTCAATCTCTTTCCTCATGCTTTCACTTTTGCCCTAACAATTTTCCtctcaaaaattaaaaattctaaTTTCCTCATTAAAAGCCTTGACGTGACATTCACAATTTGACACCTTACCCTCTAAACACCTTTACTAAATAATACTAAgtattcatttattaataattaagctCCAATTATgtctatatataataatttaatttcaaattgaaatgcatattattgttttttaattgtataGAGTGATGTTTTTGTTCGTtggaaatattcaaatattcagATTTAGGGTAACTTAATTTATGtggattaattaaaataaaacaagattaCTCTTTTTCATGAAAATCTTCCATTaggttatcaaattttatatatgctcatttgatttttcttatcgaactaaactatattatttgatttcaaagtGGATCGTATCATTGTTGGTTGTAGTTTGactttggaaaattttcattcgcttctcttttctttaacTAAAAATGTTAGGAATATCAAATTGTATGTTAACGATGATATATGAAATTGTCTATACTTTGATATAAGGTATATGAAAGTTGTAGAGACGTGAGAAAGTTAAGTGCATGAGTACTCTAAAATCAATTGTTAAGAACAATGCATCATTCACATAGCTAAACAACCGTATGATGTTGTCCGTCTTAAACATAAACTCTTACGACTTTGCTTTTAAAACTACTCCCAAAAATATCTCGtgtaaatatgaaatatattgtTTGATCTCCCACTTGCTTttatacttttgattttttctttatccaaTAAACTTAGGactttttttgcatttttcgAACATCCTCCacttaaacaaaatatcactaaCCATTCTCTCAACTGTAGAATGCACATCAATTGTAGGAATGTAGATCGAACTAAGAGGTCTTATGCAAACTATCGTTTATACAAATAATTTACTTCCCCTGGCTAATATAATATCTGCTAAACTAATTATACACGATACATTAATTTTGATTCCAATTTACAgccttaattaattaaacacgATTATCATTAAAAATCCATTccatcaacttttaattattttctaaggctaattttgtcttcttttaaaaaatttaaagggaTGTGGATTGTGGGGgctttataatcaaatttaaataaataaaataaattctaaatattgagactattaaaaagaaaaaagaaaaaagaacagcCGCCTTAGTTGATTTAAATatctaaacaaaaacaaaataaaaatataagaagaaTGTTTGCtaaataaaatgacaaaaaaaaaaaaaaaaaaaagtcaatttaattttttttcctaaatatctcatatatatttgtttttctttctaccTTGAAAGGCATGTTGGGAGGAAactctaaaataattaaaaattacttttgtattagttttaaaatgacgaaattaaataatattcgAAAGTGTGgagttaaatattaaattgatatggatagttttgaatataaactttctttataatttttatcgTTGGTGCGGTTTTTTACCTTAATTTATTTGAGAACTTTTAGTGTAAAGTGATTATGTGCTATTCGTGTTCTTGtgtattattagtttaaaagCAAAGTAGTGATGCAGTTGAGGTTATTTGAAGagctaaaaaaataattagattactacaaatttaaaaagtgtaaGTTGTAATTGAAAACGACGAGGGAACACttgataaatataatatttacagattctttctaatttaaagttgaattgaaattgGCCTCCAAATATAAAGGAAGGAACCCGTATTTTTCAAccctaattttataataagatgTCCATGGGAGGGGGGGGGGGCATTTGAGGTATTTTCAACATTGAAATCACtgtccttaattaattaatttaaacaaataaaaaaaagggaggtttcttttttacattaattaaaaaaaggtgaCCTTTTTGCCCCCCTGACCCACCACCTCCACTCATGACTCGTAACATGGCAGCAAACGAATCCTTCCTCTTCTTTGACCATATCCAAagtcaaaaaatatatataccatCTGATTTATCATATTCTCACgtcatcatttcttttaacCGTCCAGATTACACTTACTCCTACTCCGCCGCTGCATTCGATTGTGCCCCAAACTGTACGGAACTCAGCGGTgagatatttatattttaacttgGGTCCCACCACCCAAGTCATCTGCCAACTCAACACAACAATGTTCGAGATATTTCCCcctccctttttcttctttttttatttcctaatGTGGCCCCATATTCTTTaggtattattattttacccCTTCTTTGATGGGCTGAATTAATGTATTTGGTAATCATTCTTTCGATCTAAGTAATATAAGAAATGTTGTAATTAAtactaaatattatatttaaaaggtAGTTTTAAGATAATTATTATGTTACAAATAGTATATGTTATATGGTGATGTATTTTAGTTGAATTATTTAATACTAACTTGTAGAGTCAAATGGTAAAACACTCACGAAGAAAACGTTTGGAGTAAGAACTGAAATTGTATCATTTCACTTATTTGACCATTTCTCTCAACTCTTTTGGTCAAAGGATAGAAATTCGActttgaaatgataaaaaaaaaaagagtaaacatcaaaacttataaaatctttactataatttaaaagagtgGGAAAAGAAATGAGTATAAGTTTGTGTAGGTGGCACGTggaaatcaattataaaacaaagatGAATCCAAAacgtatttaaaaaattaattattttcaataattaataatttaagtaCTAATCACctttataataaaacttaTCCAACCATCTTTACACAAGCCACGTGTAAATCTTTGTTCCCCGGTGGCCCACCAATCcaactataaaattaaatatttgtcaaaccctttttattttattttctttttctataaataagaaaagtttcTAAACATAACCTTAGAAGAGAAGGAAGTAAGAGAAAGgcttaaattaaaatttccatattttctataataataataataataataataataataataataataataaaagaagtgAACAATAAAAGTAGGATTAAATTGAAGATTTATATTGGGAGTAAAGCTGAGAGgaccaaataataaaataaaagtaaaagaggGGTGAtaggaaaatatgaaaataaaaaagaaagaaaaagagaattcGTCACTATCATAAAGATTTGTcataagatatatttttcatggaaggggaggtgaaatgacgaaaaggGGTATGAAAGATGGAACGGCAGATCTGCTGCTGCTAGTTCATCCCCCATTTTCGATTGGGATCAGGATATTCTGCCGCTACCGGCCAAACCTCCAGTTGAGATCAACAACAATCTTCAATTTCTCCTTGTACCCACCGATCAAACTTTCctattagggttttttttttttttgtttgtccctttttcttttctgggtTCTTCTCCGCTCCACGAAGAAATGGTCTGTTCCAAGTCCACAACAGGGGAGACCGTCCCCTGTGATTTCTGTAACGACCAAGTTGCGATTCTCTACTGTAGAGCCGACTCTGCTAAGCTTTGTTTGTTCTGCGACAAGCATGTTCACTCTGCCAATTTACTCTCTCGGAAGCATGTTCGTTCTCAGATCTGTGATAACTGTAGGTCTGAGCCGGTTTCAATTCGCTGTTCAACGGATAATCTCGTCCTCTGTCAGGAGTGTGATTGGGATGCTCATGGAAGCTGTTCGGTCTCTGCTGCCCACGATCGAACTCCGATTGAAGGTTTCACTGGCTGCCCTTCTGCACTTGAGCTTGTTTCTTTATGGGGTTTCGATCTTGGAGATAAGAAGCTGGAGGAATCTGAGATGTTGGTGCAGAATTGGGTCTGTTCACAGGATTTGGTTATGCCGATTGATTCTTGGGCTTCTAGAGCTAGTGCGACCGCCTTTAACGACCTCATTGTTCCGAATGATAACCCCTTTCTCTTTGCGAATCTGAACTGTACGGATGCTGCTTCGATGTTCAAGAAGCAGAGTCCGAGCTGTGGAAAGCATAAGCAAGTGATTTACAAGCAGTTGGTTGAGCTGCTTAAGAGGGATTTCGAAGGTGGAGACGATGTTGAGGGCGATGACACTCGAGATGGTGATGCAGGTGGGGAAGATGTTGGATTACAGAGTATGGTTCCTGAAACAACGAATGGGGATTGTTATTGGCAAGGGGATTTGGAAGGTcgtcaaatttcaaaagaagatGATGGGGTTTTTGTTGGTGCTGCTCCTCCTCCATTACTGCAACAACAAGCTTCATTCACGTCTCTGCTTACGATGCCGTCCCATGTGGGTTTGAAAGATAACGAGCGCTCTGTTGATGAAACTGGTGTATGGGACAGTAGCCCAAATCGTCAAAGCACTCaagtaattttttcaattacttttCCTTGTTTCTCTCTGTTTCAACTTTATCAATCTTCAGCTTTTTGTGTCATGCGCATATATATCGTAGTTTGATAACTGTAACATATCACTCTGTAccaaatatgttttcttttgtgtttgtCCCGTTTATTCTTTTCCCCAATTCCGAGGAATTGAGTTCGTACATCGTTTGCCAGTCAATTGGTTTAACCTTCAAAAGTAGTTCAGTCATTTTCTGAGGATATGAATGGCCAGTAGATAGGCAACTGTGTTCTTTCTTCTAGACCCTCTTTCTGATTTCTGGTGATACTCCTCTTTGTTGACATGCTTGTTGTGTAGAATCAAatcctcttttttctccttttgacACAAAGTTTGGTGCATTATCTGTTCCTAATCTGGGATAGTACTTGCTTGTAGTTAATTGAAAATTCCCAGGAGTTCtgttgttttctctttttgtttggaatctgatttaatatttatccTATAAACTCTTTCATGATAGTTAATGCTTGATGTCTCTGGTTTATCTATTTTATCATTCTCAAATGAAGCTTAAATACATGTAATGCTAATGCCTTACCACTTCTGTATCCACTTTTTCTAGATTTGGGATTTCCATTTAGGACGGTTAAGGGGACACAAAGATTCAAATACGTTTGACGACGCTTATGGCACAGGCGACATGGGATTTACCATTAAAAATTTTGGTGagtttttgaaagaaacatCCCCCACAAGCGCGAAGTTGCTAGGAGAAACCTATCAGATCAATTGCTCTAGCGTTCATGATGATATACCATCATTCAATGTAAGTCCTCCTCTGTCTTTTCTCTTCAAGCATGTTCCTTATTGTTTATTCGTGGTTCCCTTGAAGAGAATTTTCCATCTAATTGTGTTCCCCTACTTGAAGACATATCTGATATCTATATTTGAGGAGTTTCAAAGACATCatggatgaaattaaatttatttatcaaagtATGTGAAAGTCATCTAAACTAGACCATTAGTTGTCAACTTCATCTTCCATTACAAAAGCCAGTATTGCAACTGATGCTTGGAGTTTAAATTTGCTTCCTTCTTTAGTTGAGTGATCAATATCATTGTTTGAGTGATGCGGTGTCTGTTCAGTCAATAGTTAAAGACTGATCTTCTCAAATACTTCCGCGTGATGGCTTGTTTTCCGAAAAGCCAGTATTCCATGGGGACAGATAATCTAATCTATCACTCAATTTTCTTGTACTCATCATATGGCTCTCTCCTTTTCCCTATTGAGAATCAGCTGTTGAAGATATCCTATTTACTCGAACTTGCAGAATAATGTCAACAACACAACCCTAAGTCAGGGGGCAGTAACATGCGAGAGCATCAATATGCCTAATGACAAGCTGAAAGGTGGTTCTAAAAGTTTTCAGGCGATCAAACAGCCTATTATTATAAAAGGAGATAGTATATTATCAACATCAACAACCAAGGCCGACCTGGAGCTTCTTGCACAGAACAGAGGCAATGCAATGCAGCGTTACAAGGAGAAACGAAAAACTCGAAGGTGCATATTTCATTCTCTCCTTTATAGCTAACTCACTATAGattgttttcttctccaaaGCTTACTGTAACCTGGAACAGGTATGATAAATACATTCGCTATGAGTCGAGGAAGGCAAGAGCGGATACAAGGAAACGGGTGAAGGGTCGATTTGTGAAGGCTAATGAGGCCCCTGTTTTTGGATGATCAGCTTCCTCCGTGGGTTGAAAGTagctttgttttgtttttgcttttttggCGTTTTAgttatgtgtgtgtatattttGGTATTCCTTCCACTTATATTTGTTCTAATGTTTTAACAGGTGCAAATGCACATGATGATTTAATTATCCTTTCAATTTTAGAGTTAGGTAGAGATTAATGTTATGCATTATATAAATGATGTCAATAACAATTTCATGCGTAATCTTCTAATAATCAAGTCAAGAAAGTAATtgcaattaattataaatatgtaacttCTATGTCAAGAATCTCTAACATATAGCTTagattattaatttagttttgaaactatatCTTGTAgcatttaaattaaagaatacTTGTAATATTGAATTTGACATGAAACATTACtgtttttgactttttattagaatatgcctgagtttctttttctttaaatttatattagatGTTACTTATTTGATGTGATGATCTAAGTTTATAAGTTTAGAAGGTACATGAATGTAATTTTAGAAGGTACATGAATGTAAGAGTTTAGGAGGTACATGAATGAAAAGATTAAGACTTCCAAAGTCAAGTGCgcatttaattgaaaataataatttagattaGATGACCTCTAAACAAATagaagtatttattttttaaaagtacttCGATAAACCATCAATAGAGATAAATACGTTTcatctaaatatattttatgaaagaCATTATATGTATCTGTAGAAATTGATGCATAAGACTGCTTGTATGAAGTAGTTTGGATTTTGATACTCTTTTGAGGTTCTCCCATTGAGTGCATACTTCTATGTTGTTATGAAAGTTAGCTATTAAAATTGGGATGGAGAGATAGTAACCGTTTATGATCACATTTACTCAACGTTTGATCAAACATGGAATACTTGAAGGaattattaaatgaaagttttctaaaaaagcaaaactaataataaagaaagataaaggCAACCCATTATGTTTCGatcaattagaaaaagaaaaaattcttcCGACGTAATTTTGGTTGACCAAACACAtaatcctttttcatttttcacaatGAAAGAGAAATATGAGGAAGAGTTTCTCAAATGCGTTAATCTAATCTTTAATattaaagaagagaaaagtgagaaaaacttaaaatataaggAAGAGTTTCTCAAATACATTATGTCAAAATTATGTCTTAAATGCCTTAatctaaaatacaaaaatgttattaaattaGACTAAATCACTTGAGAAAGAGGTTCTCAAATTCCTTGATCTAATTCTAACCCACAAAGATATGATTGAAAACACACTTCTGTAGTGTAGATAATAGAACCCTAGACTTCATTGTTAAGTATAAAATCTGAATAACAATTGTCATGTGAAGACGAAAGGAATGTAAGAAATGTACTTAATTAAAGATGTaagaaacccaaaaaaagaaacgaaATTGAGCCAAGCATCCCAAAGGTCCTTGCCTCGACCTTTGGAGGATAAAGTCACTGATTTCCTTTCGCACATTAACTTCGCCTTTGTATGCTTTTGACACTTTGCTGCTACATAAAAGATTGTGTGTTGTTGTTCTTTGTGTTTTGCAGAAcgtttttctttcattgttgATGAAAGCATGCATGTGAAGGTCAGATAAATCTTTCTATCCAAATTTTGGTAGATTCAAACACAATGCAGGGAAAATACTAATCAATAGAACAGTGTCTTGTAGAAACTATATACAACAAGAATGCAAACATTAAAAGCAAATAACTaattggtttttaatttttcttattaaataacttcttcattttgagtcttttcatatttggaagaattttcattttctaatcaCTTCATAGCcgatggaaaaaaatatcttaaatctTAACAACAATTTTCACACTATTTAACTCTATTTTCGTtcaaattgatacaatttttctttagaaaatatcaaatctaaacattaTTCATTTAGTATATATTCTTATGAACCATACAAAAATTTTTAACTtcttctaaataaatattaagatAAATACcaaatgtatataatatagtttatgtacttttttttattccataaaataaatgacactaatgtaaagaaaatattcgtaatataacaaaataaaaagcaaaatctcacatttcatacgttgaaaaaacaatataaaaaattgaagattaagtagaaaaatacaagagaaattaaaaaataataataataaaattgaatacaCTGAAAAATTCCTaaattgataaagaaaaaccgAACTATTCTAATTCGATGAAAAATTAGAACAATCACGTATAAATCTCTCCTACCTTCAATTAGAAAATCACTCTCTTCAAAGCAGTGTTCTCTACTTGCATccttttctcaa
This is a stretch of genomic DNA from Cucumis sativus cultivar 9930 chromosome 4, Cucumber_9930_V3, whole genome shotgun sequence. It encodes these proteins:
- the LOC101217400 gene encoding zinc finger protein CONSTANS-LIKE 14 produces the protein MVCSKSTTGETVPCDFCNDQVAILYCRADSAKLCLFCDKHVHSANLLSRKHVRSQICDNCRSEPVSIRCSTDNLVLCQECDWDAHGSCSVSAAHDRTPIEGFTGCPSALELVSLWGFDLGDKKLEESEMLVQNWVCSQDLVMPIDSWASRASATAFNDLIVPNDNPFLFANLNCTDAASMFKKQSPSCGKHKQVIYKQLVELLKRDFEGGDDVEGDDTRDGDAGGEDVGLQSMVPETTNGDCYWQGDLEGRQISKEDDGVFVGAAPPPLLQQQASFTSLLTMPSHVGLKDNERSVDETGVWDSSPNRQSTQIWDFHLGRLRGHKDSNTFDDAYGTGDMGFTIKNFGEFLKETSPTSAKLLGETYQINCSSVHDDIPSFNNNVNNTTLSQGAVTCESINMPNDKLKGGSKSFQAIKQPIIIKGDSILSTSTTKADLELLAQNRGNAMQRYKEKRKTRRYDKYIRYESRKARADTRKRVKGRFVKANEAPVFG